The genome window CCGGGGCGCTGACCACGACCTTCTTGGCTCCGCAGGCTAGGTGCTTCTCGCAGGAGGCGCGGTCCGTGAACTTGCCCGTGGTCTCGATGACCAGGTCGCAGCCCAGCTCGCCCCAGACCCACTCGCCCGGGCCCTTGCGGGTCACGGTGACGGGATGGTCCTTGAGGGTGAAGCCGGTCTCGGTGGGCGCGGCGTGCGGAAAGCGGCCGTGCACCGAGTCGTAGCGCAGCAGATGGCACAGCTCGCTGTTGGTGGCCCTGGCGTTCACGGCCACCAGTTCGAAGTCCTTCTCGTCGACCAGAAGCCGGGTCAGGTAGCGGCCGATGCGGCCGAAACCGTTGATGCCGATGCGAACAGACATGCGTCCTACTCCTTCTCCTTGCCTCGCTGACGGCTCAGGCCTTGCCCGAGCAACCCAGCACGTTCCTGATCTTGTGCCGCACCATGTTCTTGACCGCCTCGCGGGCGGGGCCGAGGTACTGGCGGGGGTCGAAGTCCGCCGGATGCTCGGTGAAATGCTTGCGGATGGTGGCCGTCATGGCCAGCCGGATGTCCGTGTCGATGTTGATCTTGCACACCGCCATGCTTGCGGCCTTGCGCAGCAGATCCTCGGGCACGCCGCGCGCGCCGCCCACCTGGCCGCCGTACTGGTTGGCCATGGCCACGAACTCCTGGGGCACCGAGGACGCGCCGTGGAGCACGATGGGGAAGCCGGGCAGAAGCTTGCCGACCTTTTCCAGGCGCTCGAAGTCGAGCTTGGCCTCGCCCTTGAACTTGTAGGCCCCGTGGCTCGTGCCGATGGCGATGGCCAGGGAGTCGCAGCCGGTCTTGCCCACGAACTCGGCGGCCTGGTCCGGGTCGGTGTAGATGCTCTCCTCCGAGCTGACCTCGTCCTCCACTCCGGCCAGCCGCCCCAGCTCGGCCTCCACCCAGACGCCCTTGGAGTGGGCGTACTCGACCACCTTCTTCGTCTCGGCGATGTTCTCCTCGAAGGGCAGATGCGAGCCGTCGATCATCACCGAGGTGAAGCCCCCGTCGATGACCTCCTTGCAGATCTCGAAGTTCTGGCCGTGGTCCAGGTGCAGGACCACGGGCAGGTCCGTGAGGGCCATGGCCGCTTCCATGAGCTTGATGATGTAGATCTGCTGGGCGTATTTGCGGGCCCCGGCCGAGACCTGGAGGATGAGCGGGGAACGCTCCTCCTGACCGGCGGCCATGATGCCCTGGATGATCTCCATGTTGTTCACGTTGAAGGCGCCGATGGCGTAGCCGCCGGCGTAGGCCTTCTGGAACATCTCCTTGGGGGTGACGAGCGGCATTGGGTCCTCCTTGGCTTGTGTGCGGCCGGGCCGGGCCCGGAACCGGGGGTGAAGTATATTCCGCGAAACGAAAGGCGTCAATGAGCCACGGGCTTTTCCAGCATCCCGCGCAACTGCTCGCGGGTCTCTGGATCGTTGAAATCGAAGCGCAGGGGCGTGAGCGTCACGTGTCCCTCGGTGAGCAGGAGCCGGTCGCGGCCCCGACTGATCTGGCCCGGGGGGATCTCTCCGGCCAGCCAGTAGTAGGGTCTGCCGCGGGGGTCGCTGCGGGTCTCGTACCAGTCCTGGTAGGAAGCCCGGGTGTGCGGGCAGACCACCAGCTCCTTGGCCAGGGACAGGTCGCAGGCCGGGAAGTTCAGGTTCAGCACGCACTTGGGCGGCAAGCCCTCCCAGGCCACCCGGCGGGCCAGCCGCTCGGCGTAGGCGGCCTGCCCCGAGAGGTCGCGGGGGTTGAAGTCGTCCATGGACACGGCCAGGGCGGGCAGGCCCATGAGCGCGCCCTCGGTGGCCGCCGAGACCGTGCCGGAGTAAAGGATGTCCACGCCCACGTTGGCTCCGGCGTTGATGCCCGAAACCACCAAGTCGGGCTGGCGGGAGAGCAGCGTGGACAGGGCCAGCTTCACGCAGTCCACGGGCGTGCCGTAGACGCCCCGGCCCTCGAAGCCGTCCTCCACGAATTCCTTGACCCGCAGGGGCATGCTGATGGTCACGGCGTGGCCCACGGCCGACTGTTCGGTCACGGGAGCCACCACGCTCACCTCGTGCCCGGCGTCCGTGAAGGCCCGGTACAGGGCCCGCAGGCCCACGGCCTGGATTCCGTCGTCATTGGTCAGCAGGATGTTCATGAACCCTCGCGCCTCGGCGCGGTGTTTGACATTGCGGTCGCTTCGGGGCAGTTTCCAGCATCACGCTCCCGCCCTTCCGGCGAGGTAGCGCAACCCCAGCCCGATGGCAAGAAACGTGAGCGGCAAGAACACTTTCGTCCGCGACCTCAGCGCCGGACAGCAGATCCAGGACCTCTTCCTCGTGGCCGAGGCCAAGCTCGGCCAGTCCCGCAACGGCCCCTATTGGAGCCTGACCCTCTCCGACCGCAGCGGCCAGGTGGAGGCCAAGATCTGGAGCCCGCTCAGCCAGGAGTTCTCCGAAATCCCGGCCGGACGCTTCGTGCGCGTGCGCGGGGCCGTGACGAGCTTCCGCGACCGGCCCCAGGTCGTGGTGGAGCGCCTGGAGCTCCTGCCCGAGGCCGACAACGGCGTGACGCTCGCGGACTTCCTGCCCGCCAGCGTCCGGCCGCCCGAGGAGATGCTGGAGGAGATCGAGGACCTCTGCACCGAGCACCTGGAGCACAAGCCCTGGAAGAACCTGGTCCGCAAGGTCCTGCGCGACGAGGAAATCCGCTCCCGGCTGCTGGCCGGAACCGGGGCCAAGACCGTGCACCACGCCTACATGGGCGGGCTCCTGGAGCACACCCTGGCCGTGCTGCGGCTCTGCCTGGCCCACTGCGACCTCTATCCCCGCCTGGACCGCCAAATCCTGGTGGCGGCGGCCGTGTTCCACGACCTGGGCAAGGCCTGGGAGCTGTCCGGCGGCCTGACCAACGACTACACGGACCAGGGGAGGCTCCTGGGCCATATCTGGATCGGGCTGGAGAAGCTCGAACCCTTCCTGACCAAGGCCAAGGACCTGGACGAGCAGCTCATCCTGCACCTCAAGCACATCATCCTCTCGCACCACGGCGAGTACGAATTCGGCTCGCCCCGGCGGCCCAAGACCCCGGAGGCCTTCGTCCTGCACTACGCCGACAACCTGGACGCCAAGCTGAACACCATCGCCGCGGCCTTCGAGGACCTGGACCCGGCCGGGAGCCCCTGGACCGGCTTCCAGCGCTACCTGGACCGCTACCTCTACCGCCCCACGCCCACGCCGGACGGCCGGAACCAGGACCAAAAGCCCCCGAGCGCGCAGTACATGCTGCCCATCAAGGGCTGAGCGGCTCTCAGCCGGGCCCGCGGTGGCCGATGGCGGAACGGGCTCCGGCTCCAGATGGATGCGGGCTGAAGCCCCTCCGTCCTCGCTTGCCAGGACGATGCGCCTGGAGTACAACGGCCATACCTCGTAACTCCAAGAAACGGCACCACAATCCTGACATCGGCGGACGTTGACATGTTCATCACTCTTGAAGGAATCGAAGGAACGGGCAAGAGCACCCAACTCAAGCTCATGGCCGAGTATCTGGAATCCCGGGGCCAGGACGTGCTCCTGACCCGTGAACCCGGCGGCAGCGACCTGGGCCGGGAGCTGCGGCGCATGCTCCTGCACATGGACAGCCAGGGCATGGCCCCCACGGCCGAGCTGTTCCTCTACCTGGCCGACCGGGCCCAGCACGTGGCCCAGGTCATCCGGCCCGCGCTGGAGGCCGGGAAGTGGGTCATCTCCGACCGCTTCGCGGACTCCACCGTGGTCTACCAGGGCTACGGCCGGGGCCTGGACCCCAAGCTCCTGCACTCGCTCAACGCCGTGGCCGTGGACGGGCTCTGGCCCGAGATGACCATACTCCTGGACCTGGACCCGGAAACCGGCCTGAACCGCGCCCTGGCCCGCAACCTGCGCGAGGGCAAGAGCCGCGAGGAGGGCCGCTTCGAGGCCGAGGCCCTGGACTTCCACCGCCGCGTGCGCGAGGGCTACCTCACCTGGGCGGCGCTCCATCCGGACCGGTTCCGGCTGGTGGACGGCAAGGAAACGCCCGAGGTGGTCTTCCAGCGCGTGCGCGACCTGCTGGAACCCCACCTGCCATGAGCGACGCGGCCTCCTGCTCCCCGGCCCCCGCCCGCCTCAAAGCCTTCCGCCTCTTCCTGGACGGCGCCAAATTCCTCCTGCTCCTCACCGCCCTGGCCTGGCTTCTGGGCCGGGGCAGCGAAATGCTCGGCTACAATTGGCAGTGGTACCAGGCGCCCCGCCACCTGGCCCAATTCCAGGACGGCCGATTCATTCCGGGCCCCCTGCTGGGCGGCCTGCTGGTGACCCTGCGGATCACGGGCCAGGGCCTGGTCCTGGCGCCCTGCCTGGGGCTGGCGGCGGCCCTGCTCCTGCTCTCCGACTCGCCCGTGGGGCGTTTCCTGGCCCGTTCCTACGTGGAGCTCATCCGCAACACGCCCCTGCTCATCCAGCTCTTCTTCGCGGCCTTCGTCATGGCCCCCCTGCTCGACCTGGAGGCCGAGACCGCCGCCGTGCTGTCCCTGAGCCTCTTCGAGGGGGCCTACGCGGCGGAGATCATCCGCGCCGGGATCACCAGCATCGACCGGGGCCAGTGGGAGGCCGCCGAAAGCTTCGGCCTGACCACCTGGCAGGCCTACCGCCACGTGATCCTGCCCCAGGCCCTGCGCCGCGTGCTGCCGCCCCTGGCGGGCCAAGCCGTGTCCCTGGTCAAGGACTCGGCCCTGGTCAGCACCATCGCCATCCACGACCTGACCATGGAGGGCCAGATCATCGTCTCGCGGACCTTCCTGGCCTTCGAGATCTGGTTCGCCGTGGCCGGGCTCTACCTGGCCGTGACGTTCCTGCTCTCCTTCCTGGTGAATCGCCTGGATAAGCGGCTCAGGCTGGTGTAGGGTTCACACTGCGATCAACCCCCAACCCGTGGAGGACGCCATGACCTTGTGGAGAACCTTCGTCTCGGGCCTGGTGACGCTCATCGTCGTCGTGGGCCTGGCCGCCGACGTGCGGGCAGAAACGGCGCGCGCCGAGATCGCGCGCCAGAGCACCCTGGAGGACGTGCTCAAGCGCGGCGTGCTGCGCGTGGGCTTCTCGACCTTCGTGCCCTGGGCCATGCAGGCCAAGGACGGGGAGTTCGTGGGCTTCGAGATCGACGTGGCCCGCAGGCTGGCCGAGGACATGGGCGTGAAGGCCGAGTTCGTGCCCACCAAATGGGACGGCATCATCCCGGCCCTGCTCACCGGGAAGTTCGACATCATCATCGGCGGCATGGGCATCCGGCCCCAGCGCAACCTGAAGGTCAACTTCTCGATCCCCTACGAGTACACCGGCATGGCCATCGTGGCCAACAAGGCGAAGGCCGCCGGATTCAAGACCCTGGCCGACTTCAACAAGCCCGGCGTGATCGTCGCCGTGCGCCTGGGCACCACGGCCCAGGAAGCGGCCCAGAACTTCCTGCCCAAGGCCGAGATCAGGCCCTTCAACGACGAGGCCCAGGCCATCCTGGAACTGGTCAACGGCCGGGCGCACGCCATGGTGGCCTCGGCCCCGCTGCCGCGCATCCAGGCCGCCCAGCACCCGGACAAGCTCTTCCTGCCGCTGGGCGACGCGGACTTCACCCGCGAGCCCATCGGCTTCGCCGTGCGCAAGGGCGACCCGGACTTCCTCAACTTCCTGGACAACTGGATCCGCGCCACCAACTCCCTGGGCTGGCTCGACGCGCGCTTCAAGTACTGGTTCGAAACCGAGGACTGGAAGGGACTGGTCGAGTAACCGCATGTCCCGACCCGCGACCCTGCGGCGGCCCGGGGCCCGCGTCCTGGACGCGGCCCTGGTCCTGATCGTCTGCCTGGCCCTGGCCTGGCTGGCCCTGCGCCTGGACCGCCTGGACTACCGCTGGAACTGGGGCGTGCTGGCCCAGGCCTTCTGGCGCGAGGGCAGCGCCACGCCCGGCCCCCTGCTCCAGGGCCTGTTCACCACCGTGCGCCTGAGCCTCTGGTCCGGGCTCCTGGCCCTGGTCCTGGGCACGCTCATGGCCCTGGCCCGGGTCAGCCCCCGGCCCTTCCGGCGCATGGTCGGCACAACCTACGTGGAGGTGGTCCGCAACCTGCCGCCCCTGGTCCTGGTCTTCCTGGGCTACTTCTTCCTCGGCAGTCAGTTGGCCGCGGCCCTGGACCTCCAGGAGCGCGTCCTGGCCCTGCCGCCTTGGGCCCAGGACACGCTCTCCTGGGTCCTGGGGCCGCCGGGCCAGTTCCCGGAGCTGCTTTCGGCCGTGCTCGTGCTCGGCCTGCTGGAGGGGGCCTACATCACCGAGATCGTGCGCGCGGGCATCCGCTCCCTGGCCCCCGAGCAATGGGAGGCCTCCTGCGCCCTGGGCCTGACCCGGGGCCAGCAGCTGCGCCACGTGATCCTGCCCCAGGCCATGACGCGCATGCTCCCGGCCCTGGCAGGGCAGTTCATCTCCACGGTCAAGGACACGGCCATCGTCTCGGTCATCTCCGTGCGCGAGGCGACCTTCCAGGCCACGGAGCTTTCGGCCGCCACCTACCGGACCTTCGAAATCTGGATCACGGTCCTGGCCCTCTACCTCGTGCTCAGCGGGACCTGCTCCCTGGCCGCGCGGCGGCTGGAGGCGCGCCTGGCCCGCCGCGAGGCCGCCGGAGTCCGCAACGGTCCGCTTTGACAGAAAGACCGGAAACGATCATAGTTTCAAGCCAAGAACCATCCCGGCCAGGCGCCCGGAAACCCACGCCGGAAAGGAGAACCGCCATGTCCCACGACATCAGGCTCTACGCCCTGAGCACCTGCATCCACTGCAAGAACACCAAGGCCTATCTCGACGAATGCGGCGACGCCTACGAGTGCGTCTTCGTGGACAAGCTGGAGGGCGAGGAGCGCAAGCGGATCATCGACGAGGTGAAGAAGCTCAACCCGGCGGTGTCCTTCCCCACCATGGTCATCGACGGGGAGGTCATCGTGGGCTTCAACAAGGACCGCATCAACAAGGCCCTCGGGAAGTGATCGTGGACGCCAGGCAACTCTTCGAACAGCTGCGCCGGTTCCAGGAGCCCAAGGGCTATTACTTCAACACGGACATGGAGATGACCATGCCCCTGCTGGAGAGCCTGCTGACCAACAAGGAGCGCTACGGCTACATGGCCTGCCCCTGCCGCCTGGCCAACGGGACCTTCGAGCAGGACAAGGACATCGTCTGCCCCTGCTCCTACCGCGAGGACGACGTGCGCGAATACGGGGCCTGCTTCTGCGGCCTGTACGTGTCCCGGGAGTGGAACGAGGACAAGATTCCCCGCGAGATCGTGCCGGAAAGAAGACCGCCGGAGAAGATTCTCGGCTAGGGATTCGCCCGGGAAACCGGGGCTCCGCCCCGGGCCCGCCAGGGGCCGATGGTCCCTGTATCCGCGTCACACGATCTGAAAAGATGAATTATTCCACAAGGTCGGCCCTGATCTTGGCCACGACCTTGAGCACGCTTCCCGGGCCGCCGAGTTGGGGCAGGTGCGCGTCCCCGGGGAAGAAGACCACGAACAGCCCGGGCCGCAGGCCGAAGGTTTCGGCCCCGGCAGCCGGGGCGCGGTGGAAGGCGACGTCCTTGTCCGGGTCGTAGTCCCCATCGCACGTCAGCCCCTCACGCGGAACCCAGCCGCAACGCTCCTCCCCGCGCACCACCATCTGCACGTCCGCGTAGACCCGGTGGCTCTCGAAGCGGGCCTGCTCCGGCAGTCGCAGCGCGCCCTCGAAGAGGTTCACCCAAGCGTCGCGGCCCTGGATTTCGCGCTCGCCGAGCGGCGAATCGGGCGTCAGCCCGGCCAGGCAGAGGCGCACCCGTTCCATGAGCGGCGAACGGAAGTAGAGCCCCCAGTTTTCCAGTCGGTCGAGGATCATCGCGTTTCCTCCACGTCAACGGGTTCAAGCGAGCGCAGCCAGGCGGCGAAACTCTCCCGGCCCCGTTCGGCGTGCAGTTCCTTGCGCACGGCCTTCTTGGCCTTGCGGTTCAGGGGCGGCATGAGCCCGAAGTGCACGTTGGAAGGCTGGAAACGCCGCGCCGGGGGCGTGCGCAGATGGCCCAGAAGCGCGCCCAGGGCCGTCTCCCGGGGCGGCAGGGACACCGCCGGGCCCGCGCCGAGCTTCCCGGCCAGGGACAGCCCCAGCCAGAGCCCGCAGGCCGAGGATTCGAGATAGCCCTCCACGCCGGTGATCTGACCCGCCAGATACACGCCGGGTCGGGCCTTCAGCTCCAGCTCCGGGGTGAGCACGCCCGGCGCGTCCACGTAGGTGTTGCGGTGGATGCTGCCCAGGCGCAGGAACTCGACCCGCTCCAGGCCCGGAATCATGCGGAAGACGCGCTTCTGCTCCGGGTAGGTCAGCTTGGTCTGGAAGCCCACGAGGTTGTAGGCCGTGCCCTCGCGGTTCTCGGCCCGCAGTTGGACCACGGCGTAAGGCTGGCGGCCGCTGCGCGGGTCCGTGAGGCCCACGGGCTTGAGCGGGCCGAAGGCCAGGGTCATCTCGCCGCGCTCGGCCATCTCCTCCACGGGCAGGCAACCCTCGAAATGCACGGCCTGCTCGAAGTCCCGGGGCGGGACCTTCTCGCCCGCCAGGAGCGCGGCGACGAAGGCCTTGTACTGCTCC of Desulfovibrio aminophilus contains these proteins:
- a CDS encoding ferredoxin-thioredoxin reductase catalytic domain-containing protein, with translation MDARQLFEQLRRFQEPKGYYFNTDMEMTMPLLESLLTNKERYGYMACPCRLANGTFEQDKDIVCPCSYREDDVREYGACFCGLYVSREWNEDKIPREIVPERRPPEKILG
- a CDS encoding transporter substrate-binding domain-containing protein; translated protein: MTLWRTFVSGLVTLIVVVGLAADVRAETARAEIARQSTLEDVLKRGVLRVGFSTFVPWAMQAKDGEFVGFEIDVARRLAEDMGVKAEFVPTKWDGIIPALLTGKFDIIIGGMGIRPQRNLKVNFSIPYEYTGMAIVANKAKAAGFKTLADFNKPGVIVAVRLGTTAQEAAQNFLPKAEIRPFNDEAQAILELVNGRAHAMVASAPLPRIQAAQHPDKLFLPLGDADFTREPIGFAVRKGDPDFLNFLDNWIRATNSLGWLDARFKYWFETEDWKGLVE
- a CDS encoding amino acid ABC transporter permease, with the protein product MSDAASCSPAPARLKAFRLFLDGAKFLLLLTALAWLLGRGSEMLGYNWQWYQAPRHLAQFQDGRFIPGPLLGGLLVTLRITGQGLVLAPCLGLAAALLLLSDSPVGRFLARSYVELIRNTPLLIQLFFAAFVMAPLLDLEAETAAVLSLSLFEGAYAAEIIRAGITSIDRGQWEAAESFGLTTWQAYRHVILPQALRRVLPPLAGQAVSLVKDSALVSTIAIHDLTMEGQIIVSRTFLAFEIWFAVAGLYLAVTFLLSFLVNRLDKRLRLV
- a CDS encoding glutaredoxin family protein, with product MSHDIRLYALSTCIHCKNTKAYLDECGDAYECVFVDKLEGEERKRIIDEVKKLNPAVSFPTMVIDGEVIVGFNKDRINKALGK
- the surE gene encoding 5'/3'-nucleotidase SurE; translation: MNILLTNDDGIQAVGLRALYRAFTDAGHEVSVVAPVTEQSAVGHAVTISMPLRVKEFVEDGFEGRGVYGTPVDCVKLALSTLLSRQPDLVVSGINAGANVGVDILYSGTVSAATEGALMGLPALAVSMDDFNPRDLSGQAAYAERLARRVAWEGLPPKCVLNLNFPACDLSLAKELVVCPHTRASYQDWYETRSDPRGRPYYWLAGEIPPGQISRGRDRLLLTEGHVTLTPLRFDFNDPETREQLRGMLEKPVAH
- a CDS encoding YhcH/YjgK/YiaL family protein, with translation MILDRLENWGLYFRSPLMERVRLCLAGLTPDSPLGEREIQGRDAWVNLFEGALRLPEQARFESHRVYADVQMVVRGEERCGWVPREGLTCDGDYDPDKDVAFHRAPAAGAETFGLRPGLFVVFFPGDAHLPQLGGPGSVLKVVAKIRADLVE
- the fba gene encoding class II fructose-1,6-bisphosphate aldolase is translated as MPLVTPKEMFQKAYAGGYAIGAFNVNNMEIIQGIMAAGQEERSPLILQVSAGARKYAQQIYIIKLMEAAMALTDLPVVLHLDHGQNFEICKEVIDGGFTSVMIDGSHLPFEENIAETKKVVEYAHSKGVWVEAELGRLAGVEDEVSSEESIYTDPDQAAEFVGKTGCDSLAIAIGTSHGAYKFKGEAKLDFERLEKVGKLLPGFPIVLHGASSVPQEFVAMANQYGGQVGGARGVPEDLLRKAASMAVCKINIDTDIRLAMTATIRKHFTEHPADFDPRQYLGPAREAVKNMVRHKIRNVLGCSGKA
- the tmk gene encoding dTMP kinase, producing the protein MFITLEGIEGTGKSTQLKLMAEYLESRGQDVLLTREPGGSDLGRELRRMLLHMDSQGMAPTAELFLYLADRAQHVAQVIRPALEAGKWVISDRFADSTVVYQGYGRGLDPKLLHSLNAVAVDGLWPEMTILLDLDPETGLNRALARNLREGKSREEGRFEAEALDFHRRVREGYLTWAALHPDRFRLVDGKETPEVVFQRVRDLLEPHLP
- the trmFO gene encoding methylenetetrahydrofolate--tRNA-(uracil(54)-C(5))-methyltransferase (FADH(2)-oxidizing) TrmFO; the protein is MSLVAVIGGGLAGCECALALARRGVAVRLYEMKPQRYSEAHGSPGLAELVCSNSLRSEEPTTGVGLLKEEMRALGSAVMAAAEATRVPAGKALAVDRDLFSAEMTRAVEAEPNIELIRREVLSLDDPELAEASTVVLAAGPLASAPLAESLALAVGGKRLYFYDAIAPIVSADSVDMDVAFLGSRYRPEDHDYLNCPLDEEQYKAFVAALLAGEKVPPRDFEQAVHFEGCLPVEEMAERGEMTLAFGPLKPVGLTDPRSGRQPYAVVQLRAENREGTAYNLVGFQTKLTYPEQKRVFRMIPGLERVEFLRLGSIHRNTYVDAPGVLTPELELKARPGVYLAGQITGVEGYLESSACGLWLGLSLAGKLGAGPAVSLPPRETALGALLGHLRTPPARRFQPSNVHFGLMPPLNRKAKKAVRKELHAERGRESFAAWLRSLEPVDVEETR
- a CDS encoding amino acid ABC transporter permease, with protein sequence MSRPATLRRPGARVLDAALVLIVCLALAWLALRLDRLDYRWNWGVLAQAFWREGSATPGPLLQGLFTTVRLSLWSGLLALVLGTLMALARVSPRPFRRMVGTTYVEVVRNLPPLVLVFLGYFFLGSQLAAALDLQERVLALPPWAQDTLSWVLGPPGQFPELLSAVLVLGLLEGAYITEIVRAGIRSLAPEQWEASCALGLTRGQQLRHVILPQAMTRMLPALAGQFISTVKDTAIVSVISVREATFQATELSAATYRTFEIWITVLALYLVLSGTCSLAARRLEARLARREAAGVRNGPL
- a CDS encoding HD domain-containing protein, coding for MSGKNTFVRDLSAGQQIQDLFLVAEAKLGQSRNGPYWSLTLSDRSGQVEAKIWSPLSQEFSEIPAGRFVRVRGAVTSFRDRPQVVVERLELLPEADNGVTLADFLPASVRPPEEMLEEIEDLCTEHLEHKPWKNLVRKVLRDEEIRSRLLAGTGAKTVHHAYMGGLLEHTLAVLRLCLAHCDLYPRLDRQILVAAAVFHDLGKAWELSGGLTNDYTDQGRLLGHIWIGLEKLEPFLTKAKDLDEQLILHLKHIILSHHGEYEFGSPRRPKTPEAFVLHYADNLDAKLNTIAAAFEDLDPAGSPWTGFQRYLDRYLYRPTPTPDGRNQDQKPPSAQYMLPIKG